Proteins from one Juglans microcarpa x Juglans regia isolate MS1-56 chromosome 6S, Jm3101_v1.0, whole genome shotgun sequence genomic window:
- the LOC121236370 gene encoding teosinte glume architecture 1-like produces MEPWNYVSEGKGFESDERISPNNSLSRNKNALFGWQLRTPCSFGNNMLVSGGQQAVENQGFGDLGFPEIVGKQLADNSMSQVLSGQFGVGRFVNPIMAIPNAFSAEDHHEYTSPKLSTSMVDSNSRVSSLFDLNLGRLPDQQDAQKSKFPKGVPILSSFESSTTAKRVRTSGLNSQSAFCQVYGCHKDLNSSKDYHKRHKVCEVHSKTAKVIVNGIEQRFCQQCSRFHLLAEFDEGKRSCRKRLAGHNERRRKPQVSIHSGRAGRSLLRSFDGSDQGYQVGTTSFICQEILPSGLFHPEKYETSEWGRHVKVEDGTDYRHLSTFPVTNGHFHSNSLFPRDIEKQYFHPFHDNVTRTATGNFFMENSDQYIHDIGGGPTPSSHSIFHNTSLGSEEYNVFDAATTVEGLSRVPDPSGYALSLLSSQSQNSSSQPPAGIPMVRPLIMPSNHSHYGMGRFTEKLIGIRSQHSSGGVLNKLPISEMNSAEENDHHLGPILIPDTGDAVNFDGIFQEFDIWNSNERHSCDQNGPGLLQLSSQLERVEHQRQSLQVKRENDSSCLRIS; encoded by the exons ATGGAGCCTTGGAATTACGTTTCTGAAGGGAAGGGTTTTGAATCCGATGAAAGAATATCGCCAAATAATTCACTCTCGAGAAACAAAAATGCCTTGTTTGGTTGGCAATTGAGAACCCCATGTAGTTTTGGCAATAATATGTTAGTCTCTGGAGGTCAACAGGCTGTTGAGAATCAAGGTTTTGGGGACTTGGGTTTTCCAGAGATAGTTGGTAAACAGTTAGCGGACAACTCGATGAGTCAAGTTTTGAGTGGTCAGTTTGGCGTTGGAAGATTTGTTAATCCAATTATGGCCATTCCAAATGCATTTTCTGCCGAAGATCATCATGAATACACGAGTCCGAAGCTCTCAACTTCTATGGTGGACTCTAACAGTCGGGTTTCATCCTTGTTTGATTTGAATCTGGGGCGGCTTCCTGATCAGCAAGATGCCCAAAAATCTAAATTCCCAAAAGGAGTTCCGATTTTATCTTCGTTTGAGTCATCTACAACTGCAAAGAGAGTGCGGACATCAGGGTTGAATTCGCAGTCTGCATTCTGCCAAGTTTATGGTTGTCATAAGGATCTCAACTCCTCTAAGGACTACCACAAGAGGCATAAAGTTTGTGAGGTTCACTCCAAGACTGCCAAAGTTATCGTCAATGGCATTGAACAGAGGTTTTGCCAACAGTGTAGCAG GTTTCATTTGCTGGCTGAATTTGATGAGGGTAAGCGTAGCTGCCGCAAACGCCTTGCGGGTCATAATGAGCGTCGCAGAAAGCCTCAAGTGAGTATTCACTCTGGACGGGCCGGGAGATCATTGCTTCGGTCATTTGATG GGAGTGATCAGGGATATCAGGTGGGAACTACATCCTTTATTTGCCAAGAGATTCTCCCTAGTGGCCTCTTCCATCCTGAGAAATATGAGACCAGTGAATGGGGTAGGCATGTCAAAGTTGAAGATGGTACTGACTATAGGCATCTGTCAACCTTTCCTGTTACCAATGGCCATTTCCATTCCAACTCCCTCTTCCCTCGAGATATTGAAAAACAGTACTTTCACCCTTTTCATGACAATGTAACTCGGACAGCAACCGGGAACTTTTTCATGGAAAATTCGGatcaatatatacatgatataggAGGAGGCCCAACTCCCAGTTCACATTCTATTTTCCACAACACCTCGTTAGGAAGTGAAGAATACAATGTTTTTGATGCAGCAACAACCGTTGAAGGGTTATCGAGAGTACCAGATCCCTCCGGCtatgctctctctcttctgtCATCTCAATCACAGAACTCTTCAAGCCAGCCGCCAGCCGGAATTCCCATGGTTCGTCCACTGATCATGCCGAGTAACCATTCCCATTATGGCATGGGTCGATTCACCGAGAAGTTGATAGGAATAAGATCACAGCATTCGTCTGGTGGAGTTTTAAATAAACTCCCTATATCAGAAATGAATTCTGCAGAAGAGAATGATCATCACTTGGGTCCCATACTGATACCGGATACTGGTGATGCAGTCAACTTTGATGGGATTTTCCAAGAGTTTGATATATGGAATTCCAATGAACGCCATTCCTGTGATCAAAATGGGCCTGGCTTGCTTCAACTGTCATCACAGCTTGAGCGAGTGGAGCATCAGAGGCAATCCTTGCAGGTGAAGCGGGAAAATGACTCGTCCTGCCTCCGGATCTCTTGA